The following coding sequences lie in one Desulfonatronum thiodismutans genomic window:
- a CDS encoding LamG-like jellyroll fold domain-containing protein, with amino-acid sequence MPFRFFFSKVTFLNRLQIYQYCKLAPLVVLLLLLLLIMGCAQEGDLRTPKQKEADSSIDAAIEELTGAPTRIVWLQDTGQGTDVFAEGMDLRMMSLDTEDGKGERVLLDGPRSMAKPMFTVSGEWVIFSDRETHRVHMIRWDGTNLLDLGPGFGLTTWIDPDTGIEWLYVARGQVDKHRTLASYESMWRYPLFLPGKTERPQRYSRKARSREELVWNQTKVSEDSFQISVDGRYASTAFPWPYMGVLDRETGLWNRLGRGCWGAMSPDNDYLFWIFDGPHRNVHVFKADTRERWTININNAPGMDGYEVYHPRWSNHPQVISVTGPYKVGDGSNKIHGGGNEVKIYLGRINNDRTSVEAWVMVTDNTHADFYPDVWVQGGPIEEKTVQDVEQKKATDAFESRWPTNTNGLTYIWENAAGTHEIIDPETRSQLIFRPEPRRLARHDRNHAMLLEGGYFVDDTAGNHLARHFPMESFALELVATPSASHAWTQGRVFSVSTETGHELVVASSHGKWMVTTLDAEIVIGPVVPEIPVHLALSYTAGRLHAFMDGEQAVSEVINIDPQRWGEAAFLFGGGINDDHDWRGSLENFAFYDRALGLDEVGTNYEQIKDSLSQRSVPDLALVRARVVQASAVPNPADIAPYRRGLVVNEYEVIEVFDGELDDDRFLAAHWAILDGTLLDSAFRLPGSEHVLLLERFEDRRELEGERLAQDPDNFWLTLFFDLNQ; translated from the coding sequence ATGCCATTTCGTTTTTTTTTCTCGAAAGTAACTTTTTTGAACCGCTTACAGATTTATCAATATTGCAAATTAGCTCCCCTTGTCGTCTTATTACTCCTTTTACTCTTAATCATGGGATGCGCACAAGAGGGAGATTTGCGCACCCCGAAACAGAAAGAGGCTGATTCTTCGATTGATGCGGCCATCGAAGAACTGACGGGAGCGCCGACGCGAATAGTCTGGCTTCAAGATACCGGACAAGGCACGGATGTTTTTGCTGAAGGCATGGATCTACGAATGATGTCCCTGGATACCGAGGATGGGAAAGGTGAGCGCGTCCTGCTGGACGGTCCGCGCAGCATGGCCAAGCCCATGTTCACTGTTAGCGGAGAGTGGGTGATTTTTTCCGACCGTGAAACCCATCGCGTCCACATGATTCGCTGGGACGGGACTAATCTTTTGGACTTGGGTCCAGGTTTTGGCTTGACCACGTGGATAGATCCGGACACCGGAATCGAATGGCTGTATGTTGCCAGGGGGCAAGTGGACAAGCATCGCACTTTGGCATCGTATGAGTCGATGTGGCGCTATCCGCTTTTTTTACCAGGAAAGACTGAAAGACCCCAGAGGTACTCCAGGAAGGCAAGGTCGCGTGAGGAACTGGTCTGGAACCAGACAAAAGTCAGTGAGGATAGCTTTCAAATTTCCGTGGATGGGCGCTATGCAAGTACGGCATTTCCCTGGCCTTATATGGGGGTTTTGGATAGAGAGACTGGGCTTTGGAATCGACTTGGCCGAGGATGCTGGGGGGCCATGTCGCCGGACAATGACTATCTGTTCTGGATCTTTGACGGCCCACACCGCAATGTTCACGTCTTCAAAGCGGACACGAGGGAACGCTGGACAATAAACATAAACAATGCTCCGGGCATGGACGGATATGAGGTTTATCACCCGCGGTGGTCCAACCATCCACAGGTCATTTCCGTGACCGGCCCTTATAAGGTCGGTGATGGCTCAAACAAGATCCACGGAGGCGGAAACGAAGTTAAGATCTACCTAGGGCGAATAAATAATGACCGAACCAGTGTCGAAGCATGGGTCATGGTTACTGATAACACCCATGCGGATTTTTACCCGGACGTATGGGTCCAAGGTGGACCTATTGAAGAGAAGACTGTGCAAGATGTTGAGCAGAAGAAAGCCACCGATGCCTTTGAATCGAGATGGCCGACGAATACCAATGGCTTGACATATATTTGGGAGAACGCCGCTGGAACGCATGAAATTATCGACCCCGAAACCCGATCGCAGCTTATTTTTCGCCCCGAACCTCGTCGCCTTGCCCGACATGACCGGAATCACGCTATGCTCCTTGAAGGAGGCTATTTTGTCGATGACACCGCTGGGAACCATTTGGCCAGGCATTTCCCCATGGAGTCTTTCGCATTAGAATTGGTCGCTACGCCGTCAGCATCACATGCTTGGACTCAAGGCAGGGTTTTTTCCGTGTCCACCGAAACTGGACATGAATTGGTTGTTGCCTCCAGTCATGGAAAGTGGATGGTGACAACCCTAGATGCGGAAATCGTCATCGGGCCTGTTGTTCCTGAAATACCGGTACACCTTGCGTTGTCGTACACCGCGGGCAGGTTGCATGCATTTATGGACGGTGAACAAGCGGTTTCCGAGGTAATCAACATAGATCCCCAAAGATGGGGCGAGGCCGCTTTCCTGTTCGGTGGGGGCATCAACGACGATCATGACTGGCGGGGCAGCCTGGAAAATTTTGCTTTCTACGACAGGGCGTTGGGCTTGGATGAAGTTGGAACGAATTACGAGCAAATCAAAGACAGCTTGTCACAGCGGAGTGTCCCGGATCTGGCCCTTGTCAGGGCAAGAGTCGTGCAGGCATCAGCCGTTCCGAACCCTGCGGATATAGCTCCATATCGACGGGGACTGGTGGTCAACGAGTATGAGGTGATCGAAGTCTTTGATGGCGAGTTGGATGACGATCGGTTTCTAGCCGCGCATTGGGCCATCCTGGACGGAACGCTGCTTGATTCAGCTTTTCGCTTGCCTGGTTCGGAACATGTTTTGCTTTTGGAGCGCTTTGAAGATCGCAGGGAGTTGGAAGGCGAGCGACTGGCTCAGGATCCGGATAACTTTTGGCTGACACTCTTTTTTGATTTAAACCAATAG
- a CDS encoding CotH kinase family protein, whose amino-acid sequence MFRKLSSLAIVFAFFGALAFAYKFDSHISYWLQDQVDHYSEKLGREIAEKHDVLLLLTFEDTRGVAWPSEIQVNQSGVEASSGPRGRTRFFNGSKYSFIETSLNWNQLGSTYTISTWVNLDDLFPTQDILFSSVQGRHTGLRLENGHMTLHIPNPEGSKSLSYKFESFDQYTHIAGTVDPQNGIAQLYENGILRASGDIASVDQPSHYVELGKMRWYAPNYPILGDIGESIIFSRALTSNEINDVHSSPSPISKMLSPEYYWKLKAVSALNRFFQSALKTVDYFHPGLHEGRTHDADLPEINLVLAKNDRRHFNQYHNISQASGRRVEKAAERRSISYVINGTAGNGFLRLDGSNINYTEGKRQSFILEAKGDTSLMGIRIIKLTPPEISGFLAPLFETQIAHKLNLPHVQNGLCRLMINGEFIGVYYFEDFERMGVFPGNLWDFLERPSNVLDAGSLFDGIDLKYHLRTPVYKDIPLTLKELLGVYDLLHDVYRTALINDMNSPLSSRAVSYRLLIDRYRLVNNVSRAPEEWGQARKLANILNEFMLLNDNPSPFYLLSNLDLDVFNVSGAKIQWLSSDPSVLSDEGKVFRPLADRPAGVDLIATISDSTQTFIKTLNFRVMPENAKVPAVMVHVAERLNKLRRVDCSVHYYEEHGSETPRVFYATQETRGGIKFRGNSSFWRRPKKPFNLRLDEPHYLLDETKTKHLFFGNGLFDSTFMRNKLSYDMFRSFGSNDDPRYAPEVKWAEVFVNGRYHGLYEMGARVHRRMLGFSRYNEDDERHAALYKHVAPTNLFGEFPAAGYHQKLPQVRHSGPYAEHYDDLMRFTSSASQEDFVNEFEKWMNLNNVIDFHILLNVTDNTDGKVVNLYVARNNTLGSRFFFIPWDYDNTFHGRNRRLSNFLFNRLIDEYPGYPQLLRDRWTELRRHQLSDEFLQAAISRMEHSLTGYIEWDFERWPRGINDPQRGFENLRNNVRSQLKWLDKLIEPVNGP is encoded by the coding sequence ATGTTTCGCAAGCTTTCCTCCCTGGCGATTGTTTTCGCTTTCTTCGGGGCGTTGGCTTTTGCCTACAAATTCGACAGCCACATCTCCTACTGGCTTCAAGATCAGGTTGATCATTACTCCGAGAAGCTTGGCCGCGAGATAGCAGAAAAGCATGATGTTTTGTTATTGCTGACATTTGAGGATACACGGGGCGTCGCGTGGCCTTCAGAAATCCAAGTCAATCAATCAGGTGTGGAGGCAAGTAGCGGCCCTCGTGGTAGAACTCGTTTTTTCAATGGATCAAAATATAGTTTTATTGAAACATCTCTTAACTGGAACCAGTTAGGGAGCACCTACACTATTTCTACATGGGTGAACCTTGACGACTTATTCCCTACCCAGGATATTCTTTTCTCTTCCGTACAAGGCCGTCATACAGGCCTCCGGCTTGAAAATGGACATATGACCCTTCATATCCCAAACCCCGAAGGGTCTAAGTCACTATCCTACAAGTTTGAATCATTTGATCAATACACACACATCGCAGGCACTGTAGATCCACAGAATGGAATAGCTCAATTATATGAAAACGGCATTTTACGTGCTTCCGGAGACATAGCTTCTGTTGATCAGCCTTCTCATTATGTCGAACTAGGTAAGATGCGTTGGTATGCCCCTAATTACCCAATTTTGGGCGATATTGGTGAATCTATAATATTCAGTCGCGCCTTGACATCCAATGAAATCAATGATGTTCACAGCTCTCCTTCTCCCATTTCCAAAATGCTATCTCCCGAGTATTATTGGAAATTAAAAGCGGTTTCCGCTCTTAACCGCTTTTTCCAGTCTGCTTTGAAAACTGTTGATTATTTTCATCCAGGCCTGCACGAAGGACGTACTCACGATGCTGATTTACCGGAAATTAATTTAGTCCTGGCAAAGAACGATAGGCGACATTTCAATCAGTACCACAACATAAGCCAAGCTAGTGGCCGTCGAGTGGAAAAGGCCGCTGAAAGGCGTTCCATCTCGTATGTAATCAATGGAACTGCTGGGAATGGTTTTCTACGACTGGACGGCAGTAATATCAACTATACAGAGGGAAAGCGCCAATCATTCATACTGGAGGCAAAAGGCGACACGAGTTTAATGGGAATACGTATAATCAAACTTACCCCTCCTGAAATTTCTGGTTTTCTTGCACCTTTGTTCGAGACACAGATAGCCCACAAACTTAATTTGCCACATGTCCAAAATGGATTGTGCCGATTGATGATCAATGGCGAATTTATCGGCGTGTACTATTTTGAAGATTTTGAGAGAATGGGCGTGTTTCCTGGAAATCTATGGGATTTTCTTGAAAGACCCAGCAATGTACTCGACGCGGGCTCGCTTTTTGATGGCATAGATCTAAAATATCATCTCAGAACACCTGTTTACAAAGACATCCCATTAACCCTCAAGGAATTGCTCGGAGTGTATGATCTGCTTCATGATGTTTACCGGACTGCGTTAATCAATGATATGAATAGCCCCCTTAGCAGTCGAGCTGTTTCTTACCGACTTCTTATTGATCGCTACAGGCTTGTTAATAATGTTTCTCGTGCACCTGAGGAATGGGGGCAAGCGAGAAAGTTAGCCAACATACTCAACGAGTTCATGTTATTGAATGATAATCCTTCTCCATTTTATCTTCTTTCAAACTTAGACCTTGATGTCTTCAATGTGTCAGGCGCAAAGATCCAATGGCTCAGTTCTGACCCAAGTGTTCTGTCAGATGAGGGCAAGGTTTTCCGTCCGCTGGCAGACCGGCCAGCAGGTGTTGACTTGATCGCAACCATTTCTGATAGCACCCAGACCTTCATTAAAACTCTTAATTTTCGGGTGATGCCCGAGAATGCAAAAGTACCGGCAGTTATGGTCCACGTTGCCGAACGGCTTAATAAATTGCGTCGCGTAGACTGTTCTGTCCATTACTATGAGGAACATGGAAGCGAAACTCCTCGAGTGTTCTATGCCACCCAGGAAACACGCGGTGGTATTAAGTTTCGAGGCAACAGCAGTTTCTGGAGGCGACCGAAGAAACCATTCAATCTTCGTCTGGATGAACCCCACTACCTTTTGGACGAGACAAAAACAAAACATCTTTTTTTTGGGAATGGATTATTTGACTCAACCTTCATGCGCAACAAACTTTCTTATGACATGTTCAGAAGCTTTGGCAGCAATGACGATCCTAGATATGCGCCCGAAGTGAAATGGGCCGAAGTCTTTGTCAACGGTCGCTACCACGGTCTCTATGAGATGGGGGCCCGCGTGCACCGACGCATGCTTGGCTTTTCCAGGTATAACGAGGACGATGAACGCCACGCCGCCCTTTACAAACATGTGGCCCCTACTAATCTATTCGGTGAATTTCCAGCTGCCGGTTATCATCAAAAACTACCCCAAGTCAGACATTCAGGTCCATATGCTGAACATTATGATGACTTGATGCGGTTTACAAGTTCCGCTTCTCAGGAAGACTTTGTTAATGAGTTTGAAAAGTGGATGAATTTAAACAATGTTATTGACTTTCATATTTTGCTCAACGTCACTGACAATACTGATGGAAAAGTCGTTAATCTTTATGTCGCCCGAAATAACACCCTTGGAAGCAGATTCTTCTTTATACCATGGGACTACGATAATACCTTTCATGGCCGTAACCGCAGGCTATCCAATTTTCTATTTAACCGCCTAATCGATGAATACCCTGGGTACCCTCAACTTCTCCGCGATCGATGGACAGAACTTCGTCGTCACCAATTGAGTGATGAGTTTCTTCAGGCAGCCATCTCCCGCATGGAGCATTCCCTTACAGGATACATTGAGTGGGATTTTGAACGCTGGCCTCGCGGGATTAACGACCCTCAAAGGGGGTTTGAGAATTTACGAAACAATGTAAGGAGTCAGTTAAAGTGGCTTGACAAGCTAATTGAACCCGTAAATGGCCCCTAA
- a CDS encoding DUF4956 domain-containing protein, with translation MDIGLFRVLEDFQSIQTRMDPSLFMTAILAALVASFAASAMYRFFYESRGTGSQVHRAFPLLGISITTLFIGIQTSIPLSLGLLGALSIIRFRTPIKEPEEIGFIMLVVAASISAATFNFRYIVILYALALMSLFLIRGVRTFKFLKRDGVLVMTLADSDALNSKEGISKYLQENMRRNSLESSSSRDGVTSMQWTFSGLKSDVADFQAGLRKVAPVQSMNVFLDRPGGIR, from the coding sequence ATGGACATTGGATTGTTTCGAGTATTGGAAGATTTTCAGAGTATTCAAACACGGATGGATCCTTCGTTATTCATGACAGCGATTCTCGCTGCGCTAGTCGCATCTTTTGCTGCGTCAGCAATGTATCGTTTTTTCTATGAAAGCAGAGGCACAGGAAGTCAGGTTCATAGGGCATTCCCACTTCTTGGAATCTCGATAACAACTCTTTTTATCGGTATACAAACTTCTATTCCTCTTTCTTTGGGACTTTTAGGAGCATTGTCAATTATCCGTTTTAGAACGCCTATCAAAGAACCTGAAGAAATTGGATTTATTATGCTCGTTGTTGCCGCCTCAATATCGGCAGCGACATTTAATTTTCGTTATATAGTTATTCTTTACGCATTAGCATTGATGAGCCTTTTCCTGATCCGTGGCGTACGCACATTCAAGTTTCTGAAACGTGATGGCGTCCTTGTTATGACCTTGGCTGACTCAGATGCCTTAAATTCAAAAGAAGGTATTTCTAAATATCTTCAGGAAAACATGCGGCGTAATTCTCTGGAGAGCTCGTCTAGCAGAGACGGAGTTACAAGCATGCAATGGACATTTTCAGGCTTGAAATCTGATGTCGCGGATTTTCAGGCTGGATTGCGCAAGGTTGCTCCGGTCCAATCCATGAATGTATTTCTGGATCGCCCCGGAGGCATAAGATAA
- a CDS encoding VTC domain-containing protein produces MLTNERKFVALNHKLDYALAIFHQHCLLDPTYPLDTIHSIYYDTPRLSSYWEKIEGDHIKRKVRLRWYGNTASDQISRKAYIEIKYRIGSARDKVRHSLDIDYDWFPAAPLHDPRYVQLLYDEARSANLPIPPDLFPVIQISYHRWRFICPVTLMRVCVDIDIVASRTNRDFLPGFSYVLANIPIVVCEFKSQGLIELPWVKDLYDAGFRLRSFSKYGDCMNFILMGGVH; encoded by the coding sequence ATGCTAACAAATGAACGCAAGTTCGTCGCCTTGAACCATAAACTTGATTACGCGCTGGCAATTTTTCATCAGCATTGCCTTCTTGACCCGACTTATCCGTTAGATACGATCCACAGCATTTACTACGACACTCCCCGTCTCAGTTCATACTGGGAAAAAATTGAGGGCGACCACATCAAGAGGAAAGTGCGTCTTAGGTGGTATGGAAATACGGCAAGCGATCAAATTTCCCGCAAAGCCTATATTGAAATTAAATACCGAATCGGAAGCGCGAGAGACAAAGTTCGTCACTCGCTAGACATTGACTATGACTGGTTTCCTGCTGCGCCGCTTCATGATCCACGCTATGTTCAACTACTTTATGATGAGGCTCGCAGTGCAAACCTGCCCATCCCACCGGATTTATTTCCAGTTATCCAGATTTCATATCATCGGTGGCGCTTTATTTGTCCAGTTACGCTTATGCGGGTTTGCGTTGATATAGACATTGTCGCCAGCAGAACAAACAGAGATTTTTTACCTGGATTTAGCTATGTGTTAGCAAATATACCTATAGTTGTATGTGAGTTCAAAAGCCAGGGACTGATTGAATTGCCTTGGGTTAAAGATCTTTACGATGCAGGCTTTCGGCTAAGAAGTTTTTCAAAATATGGTGACTGTATGAACTTTATTCTTATGGGAGGGGTACACTAA